From the Echeneis naucrates chromosome 7, fEcheNa1.1, whole genome shotgun sequence genome, the window TTTTCAAATCTGTGGAGAACATGTCCAGCATTATTTCTACTAGTAGTTCATCACTTTGCACTGTTCTCTATGATAGCAGGGTTTTCTTCTAGCTGTACAGGACAACTATAAGAATTTCACAATTCCAAATTGTTGACTGAGCCAGTTCATCTTATTTGCTTTTAGCATAGCCCAGCCATAATGATATGTCCAGTAACTCTTAGAAGTATCATACAGCATTTAAGCAAGGAAAAAAAGCCTTggactgaaaatgtaaacacgAATGGTCATGGTGGACGTGACTTCTTTCCTCAGGTGTCCTGGAGTCTTCCTCACAAACAAGCCAGTTCTGGAACATATCAGGTCAAATTCTTTGATGAGGAATCTTACAGTGCCTTGCGCAAGGTTAGTGTTTCTCAAATGGGTTCAGTCTGTCTTCATAAGATCATCCCTTTCTTGTGAGTACACAATGAGTAAGAGggttgaaaaaaacaacagaaaaaaaaaaaaaaacacctgtgaTGTGCCATTATCAGCTGTAATTCCCTGGGGCTCTGACAGCTGTACCAGGCTGGCCACCCTCCCTGACATGTGAtgctgatggaggagagggCCCCAGTCCCAGGTGTGGGAGAGCACCAATATCCCCTCATCCCTGTTGATGGTGTTTTTGTCCCGCTCCCTGATTTCAATGGCCTCCTTAATTCAGCGTTTGTGTTTGTCGTTCTCCAAAATGATGATTCTTGCCTTGTTCTAATCTATTAAATGGTAGTTTAATATTCACACTTAAAAAAGGACAACTAATagagcaataaaagaaaaagcagagaaagaaaacaaataagccACATCAGAGTAAAAGGGACATTCACCTGGCACATTCGCCCTCAGAACCCGTCACACAGTAGGGTGGCATGGCCAGCCCGGTATATCTGACTGGTCGGTCAGGCCAGTCACACCTACAGGGATTTACAGCCCATAATGGCAGGTTAAAAAAACCCTCCTACTCAGAAGAGTAGATCAGAAGAACAGGTTGTGCTTCATGTCAGTTTTCTACCACTCACCACAccaatgtgtttttatttgaatcgTGTGTGATTTTCCTTTGTTCTAGGCCCAGAGAAATAATGAAGATATAAATGCCATTCagcctctcttctctgtcaaCATTGACCACAGGGTGAGACACACTGATGGTGCCATTAGTCCTGTAGAAATCATACACTTTTGAAGTATCTTTAATCGGTTTTCTACTATTTACAATGCAAGTTGAATCCAGAGCTATAACCTGCTCTTTCCATCAGCTTATTGTCTCTCGGTTGGTTTTCCTCAGTTAACTCACTTCCTCAGTGTTCAGCGGTAAACCTGTAATCTCTTTGTCTCATGACAGGGTGCGTGGAGTGGCCCATGGGTGTCTACTGAGGTGGTGGCTGCCCTCATTGGTATCTTGGTCTATTACATGGCTTTCAGTGCAAAGAGCACCATCCAAGCATAAATGGACCCACagtcagttttctttttaagctACTTGATCATTAAAGACTGAATCCTGATGGAACTCGATCAACGATCCATCATCCAGCGTTGTGGCAAGCCAGCAGGATTTTTGACATAATCTGCTTTGTGATGAGCAGGACTAGCAgtctttgtattgtttttattcagactgtgtctgtgtgccatcCGTCTTATCTCTTTACAGACAGGAATTTTGTCACGGGATCGTCAGTTTGGAAGACATTTTGTAATTGTTTTGGTTAAAATCAGATAAATACACCTGGAACataaagaagcaaaacaacTATAGATTATGTTCTGCATTCAGTCTCGCTTTAAAGGTGTTGCTACATCCAGAGCAGATTAGCCTCTGTCCTTTTGTGTGGATGCAGGAGGAACTGGCATAATGGATCTGTCCCTTGtagtgaaatgaataaatggttgttgttttttcttttgttccagtTTAATGTGTGGGTTCTTGTGTTAGTCCAGAGACCCAATGTCTCACCtataaattcagttttctctGAGACAGACTTTATGGTTTCTGATTCAATAGCAACACGTCAACTATGAAGTGTTTTCCTTTATTGGTTGCCAGTTAAAATGTGAAGTCTAAAtgatttccattttctctgagcTCATCTAGATCAAAGAATAACCTGTTCAAACTAGATTTAGCTTTTACAGAGCAATTTCTGGTGTGAGAAATGATGGCTGCACAGATGTTAAGAACTGAAGTTTCTGTCCTCAATTTAAATGTGATGAgcagttttaaaacattttcccaaaggGAGATGGACAGctgctcaagaaaaaaaaaaacactgtcataAAATTTTAGTACTAAGTACTGAATAGGATTCATGATACTTCAGGAAATCTCAAATAGTCTCTATGGAGACGAGGACTATCTGCAGAGGAGAAACACCATTTCTCGCTTGCATTCCTGGATAGTCAAAAGGAGTTTTTCCACAGAACAGctgatttgtctgttttatctgttttttttttttttccctccaaagcACCAACAGCGAACATATAATGGGTGTTACTTTTCATGGGAGCTCACCCTGTTATGAGTTGCCATTGTGTAGTGCCACCAGTTGAACACACCGTGGCAGATATGAGCTGTTTTTGAAACGTGTTGCAATCTCAGCCTATTACCTCATGGACCCGTTTTTACTGGTATACTATCAGCTGCTCCGAATGTAATGCAACATTACATAATGTACTTTGAGCCATTGTTCTGTTTTATGTCCAGTTGGCTCAATTTTGTCAAATTAATGGACACGTAGAGCTATCTCATGCTTATGTGATCCAGTTATTTAAacttatttctatttctgtgtcTGGTCTGTCTCAGTACGCGCACAGTACAGAGTGCAGTTTTTTCATCCACAGCACAACTGCAACTTGTCACCGATTCCCATGAGAATAATGTAAACTTTGTGTATGAGTAACCTGATCCCCTCTTATAAACAGTTCACATTGTAAAAAGCACACAAGTGCCTTCTCATATGTCTGCTTCTCAACAGTTTTCAGCACACGTGGTGTAAGCACATCTTAGTTTTTCCACCCACAAGTGGAGATAATACATGCATGAAAATGGTGTTAAATGAGCAGCGGACATTCCTCCATTAAGTCGTGTATTAGACTGTAGCAAGTGGAGGGTGGCTGGCTGGAGGGATATAAATGAACAGAACAAATGTCCAGAAATGTCCATGGAGCTGGTTTTGAAAACAAgacttttccttctctttgtggTGGAGTTCAGAGTTTATGACACTGACCCAAATATCAATGTAGAAAAACCGCGGAtgttgaatgaaatattttgagattattattgttagaagatgaatgcacTTACAGGAAGTTATAGTTTATTCTTTCAATAGTGAATAATTTAGGtcatgcaaacaaacaatcacatttatttttatagaatTACACAACACAAGAATTTTAGTCTTGCTTGACCAACGCCAAACATCCTGTAGCTTTGTTTTTAGAGGTACCACGTTATCACATAAGACAGACAAAGCATTTTGCTGAGGAATAGGACTTACTTTAGAGGAGCCCCTGCCATCCAcccccactgtgtgtgtgcgtgcatgctgTGATGCAGAGAAAAGCTGCTTTGACAGAGGTGTGTAAAAAGACTAACTCTGGGGGCAGACATGGATGGGCTTAGTGAGATTCAGCAATGTGGAAACTGGCGTCGCACAAATGATTCTCACATGAAGTcacactttctgtctctgccacaaatgttgtttttactgCTTATTCCTCGTGCAATTTGTAAAGCAGCGTAATGTCAACAAACTGTTCAATAATCAGAAAAAGACAGTAACTTTTCATGCTGCTGACTTCCTCTTCCTTACGCTATACTAACAGTTATTGTTCTGGTCACTTCATGAATGTGTATGTATAGTGAGGCATGTTATATGTGAAGCTGCATAAACCACAACAGTTGTGACTGTGTTTAGAGTGAGCAAACGTTTCCCTCTGGACTGTATGGTCTTCCTCTTTTCCCATCCGCTAATCCACTCTGCCTGTCCATGCAGCTGCCAGTCAGGGACCAGCCATGTAAGggaaacgtttttttttttttttttttacactccccctttttttattgtata encodes:
- the ssr4 gene encoding translocon-associated protein subunit delta, producing MIRIASFLALLVVACSGESCTDPVITPSAYTTSDAVISSESVFIVELSLACANGAQSVTLYADVNGRQFPVTRGQDVGKYQVSWSLPHKQASSGTYQVKFFDEESYSALRKAQRNNEDINAIQPLFSVNIDHRGAWSGPWVSTEVVAALIGILVYYMAFSAKSTIQA